The following are encoded in a window of Astyanax mexicanus isolate ESR-SI-001 chromosome 6, AstMex3_surface, whole genome shotgun sequence genomic DNA:
- the agtr1b gene encoding type-1 angiotensin II receptor: MENLTATAEPNVGLWLNCSMSGRHDFIFTFVPVVYACIFVIGMVGNSMVVVVIYRYMKLKTVANVFVLNLAVSDLTFLITLPMWATFTATGYHWPFGSFLCKASAGLVIFNLYTSIFFLTALSVDRYLAIVHPMRSRQRRTLLYARITCVLIWAFAFLLSAPTALSREIHVIENHLSTTCGVLHSNDQIPLLVSLSILKSVLGFLVPFLIIITCYCLMGRALLGSRGLLRKNSRSREDEILRMLAAAVLAFFICWAPHQVFHFMDLLAMLEVVTSCHVLDIIDTAMPFSICLAYFNSCVNPILYGFVGHNFRKNLLRLLRCRPAPAQGRPSFRTKMTNLSNRASQMLNLSGSKKVSEHSTKLPPLEEPKA; the protein is encoded by the coding sequence atggAAAACTTAACAGCAACAGCAGAACCAAATGTGGGACTGTGGCTCAACTGCAGCATGTCTGGCAGACATGACTTCATATTCACCTTCGTCCCCGTTGTCTACGCCTGCATTTTCGTCATTGGAATGGTGGGGaacagcatggtggtggtggtcatATATCGCTACATGAAGCTAAAGACTGTGGCTAATGTTTTTGTGCTAAATTTAGCCGTGTCAGACTTGACCTTCCTCATTACTCTACCCATGTGGGCCACCTTCACTGCCACTGGCTACCACTGGCCCTTTGGAAGCTTTCTGTGCAAGGCCAGTGCAGGCTTGGTCATCTTCAACCTCTACACCAGCATCTTCTTCCTCACAGCACTTAGCGTGGACCGCTACTTGGCTATCGTGCATCCGATGCGCTCGCGACAGCGCCGGACGCTGCTGTACGCCCGAATCACTTGTGTGCTGATTTGGGCTTTTGCCTTTTTGCTAAGTGCACCAACCGCTTTGAGCAGGGAAATCCACGTAATCGAGAACCACCTGTCCACAACATGCGGCGTCCTCCACAGCAACGACCAGATCCCCCTGCTGGTGTCTCTCAGCATCCTGAAGAGTGTTCTAGGCTTCCTGGTGCCGTTTCTCATCATTATCACCTGCTACTGCTTGATGGGTCGTGCCCTGCTTGGGTCTAGAGGTTTGCTGAGGAAAAACTCACGCTCTCGAGAGGACGAGATCCTGCGAATGCTGGCAGCTGCAGTCTTGGCCTTCTTCATCTGCTGGGCCCCTCACCAGGTCTTCCACTTTATGGACCTGCTGGCCATGCTGGAGGTGGTGACGAGCTGCCATGTTCTGGACATTATCGACACCGCCATGCCCTTCAGCATCTGCCTTGCCTACTTCAACAGCTGTGTCAACCCCATCCTCTACGGCTTTGTGGGACACAACTTTCGCAAGAACCTTCTGAGGCTGCTGCGCTGTAGGCCAGCTCCAGCTCAGGGTCGTCCCAGTTTCAGAACTAAGATGACTAATCTGTCCAACAGAGCATCTCAGATGTTGAATCTGTCTGGGAGTAAAAAGGTCTCAGAGCATAGCACAAAACTACCACCCTTGGAGGAGCCAAAAGCCTAG